Proteins from a genomic interval of Trifolium pratense cultivar HEN17-A07 linkage group LG6, ARS_RC_1.1, whole genome shotgun sequence:
- the LOC123888761 gene encoding COBRA-like protein 4 has protein sequence MRLNISVLCVIVLFSYAAAYDPLDPNGNITIKWDVVSWTADGYVAAVTMSNFQMYRHIMNPGWTLGWSWAKKEVIWSMVGSQTTEQGDCSKFKGNVPHCCKKTPTVVDFLPGVPYNQQFSNCCKGGVVAAWGQDPSSAVSAFQISVGQAGTSNKTVKLPKNFTLLAPGPGYTCGPAKIVPSTTFLTPDKRRKTQALMTWNVTCTYSQFLARKNPSCCVSLSSFYNETITPCPSCACGCQNNKKNCVKGNSKFLDMVGLHTPKRDNEPLLQCTHHMCPIRVHWHVKTNYKDYWRVKLAVTNFNYRLNYSLWTLAVQHPNLNNVTQVFSFDYKPLLPYQSINDTGMFYGMKYFNDLLMEAGPSGNVQSEVLLQKNKETFTFNQGWAFPRRVYFNGEECMMPSPDSYPYLPNSSPKNVLNFQTFIISFLLFLALWCIGT, from the exons GCAGCGGTAACAATGAGCAATTTCCAAATGTACCGACACATAATGAATCCAGGATGGACATTAGGATGGTCATGGGCTAAGAAAGAAGTAATATGGTCAATGGTAGGATCTCAAACAACTGAACAAGGAGATTGCTCTAAATTCAAAGGCAATGTACCTCATTGCTGCAAGAAAACTCCTACAGTTGTAGACTTTCTACCTGGTGTACCGTACAATCAACAATTCTCAAACTGTTGTAAAGGTGGAGTTGTAGCAGCATGGGGACAAGATCCTTCATCAGCTGTTTCAGCTTTCCAAATTAGTGTTGGACAAGCTGGTACTTCAAACAAGACAGTGAAACTTCCTAAGAACTTTACTCTTTTGGCTCCTGGTCCTGGTTATACTTGTGGTCCGGCTAAGATTGTTCCTTCCACCACTTTCCTCACCCCAGATAAGCGCCGCAAGACTCAAGCGCTTA TGACATGGAATGTTACATGTACATACTCACAATTTCTTGCAAGAAAGAATCCAAGTTGCTGTGTATCTTTGTCATCCTTCTATAATGAGACTATCACCCCTTGTCCTTCTTGTGCCTGTGGCTGCCAGAACAACAAGAAGAATTGTGTCAA GGGTAATTCCAAATTTCTGGACATGGTAGGGTTACATACTCCAAAGAGGGACAATGAACCATTGCTTCAGTGTACTCATCATATGTGCCCTATTAGGGTACACTGGCATGTGAAGACCAACTATAAGGACTATTGGAGAGTTAAGCTAGCAGTGACAAATTTCAATTACAGATTGAACTATTCTCTTTGGACTCTTGCTGTACAGCATCCAAATCTTAACAATGTCACCCAAGTTTTCAGCTTTGATTACAAACCTTTGCTTCCCTACCAATCCATAA ATGACACTGGCATGTTTTATGGTATGAAATACTTCAATGATCTCTTAATGGAAGCTGGACCAAGTGGAAATGTACAATCAGAAGTGCTTCTTCAAAAGAACAAGGAAACGTTCACATTCAATCAAGGATGGGCGTTTCCTAGAAGAGTCTACTTCAATGGTGAAGAATGCATGATGCCTTCACCTGATTCCTACCCTTACCTCCCTAATTCTTCTCCTAAGAATGTCCTCAACTTCCAAACATTCATTATCTCATTTCTTCTCTTCTTAGCTCTTTGGTGTATTGGTACATAA
- the LOC123888759 gene encoding protein COBRA-like — protein MSFSLLSKTTPCIFFFILLSSTCFISTDAYDPLDPNGNITIKWDVVQWTPDGYMAVVTMTNFQQYRHIDAPGWSLGWTWAKKEVIWSMVGSQTTEQGDCSKFKGNVPHCCKKNPTVVDFLPGTPYNQQVANCCKGGVLSSWAQDPTNAVASFQISVGRAGTTNKTVKVPKNFTLKAPGPGYTCGPAKIVRPTQFIQPDKRRVTQALMTWNVTCTYSQFLAQKTPTCCVSLSAFYNDTIVPCPTCACGCQSNSSQSGSCVNPNTPHLASVVAGNGKNNLSPLVQCTSHMCPIRIHWHIKVNYKEYWRVKVSITNFNYRMNYSNWNLVVQHPNFDNLTQLFSFDYKSLNPYGSINDTAMLWGVKFYNDFLNQAGPSGNVQSELLFRKEDMSHFSFGKGWGFPHRIYFNGDNCVMPPPDAYPWLPNAGYRQEVSLFALVTASLVVLVFYAYI, from the exons ATGAGTTTTTCTTTGTTATCTAAAACAACTCCttgcatttttttcttcattctaCTTTCTTCCACTTGCTTCATTTCAACAG ATGCTTATGACCCACTTGACCCAAACGGGAATATCACAATCAAATGGGATGTTGTGCAATGGACACCTGATGGTTATATG GCTGTTGTTACGATGACAAACTTCCAACAATATCGACACATTGATGCGCCCGGCTGGTCCCTAGGATGGACGTGGGCGAAAAAGGAGGTAATCTGGAGCATGGTGGGATCGCAGACCACTGAACAGGGTGACTGTTCAAAATTCAAAGGTAATGTTCCACATTGCTGTAAGAAGAACCCGACTGTTGTTGATTTTCTTCCGGGTACACCATACAACCAACAAGTCGCGAATTGCTGCAAAGGCGGGGTGCTCAGTTCGTGGGCACAGGATCCTACCAATGCAGTGGCGTCATTTCAAATCAGCGTTGGTAGGGCTGGAACCACAAACAAAACGGTTAAAGTCCCTAAAAACTTCACCTTGAAAGCACCCGGACCCGGTTATACTTGTGGGCCGGCGAAAATTGTGAGACCTACTCAGTTTATTCAACCAGATAAACGGAGAGTAACACAAGCACTCA TGACTTGGAATGTTACGTGCACGTATTCTCAATTTCTAGCGCAGAAAACTCCCACTTGTTGTGTTTCCCTTTCAGCTTTCTATAACGACACGATTGTACCCTGCCCAACGTGTGCATGTGGCTGCCAAAGTAACTCATCTCAGTCGGGTAGTTGTGTAAA TCCAAATACGCCACATTTAGCCTCGGTTGTTGCTGGTAACGGAAAGAATAATTTATCACCTTTGGTGCAATGTACCAGCCATATGTGCCCAATCCGTATCCATTGGCATATCAAAGTTAACTACAAGGAATACTGGCGTGTGAAGGTTTCTATAACTAATTTTAATTACCGTATGAATTACTCCAATTGGAATTTGGTAGTCCAGCATCCAAACTTTGACAATCTGACCCAGTTATTCAGTTTCGACTACAAGTCATTAAATCCTTATGGTTCAATAA ATGATACAGCAATGTTGTGGGGAGTGAAGTTCTATAATGATTTTCTTAATCAGGCTGGCCCTAGCGGCAATGTTCAATCTGAGCTACTCTTCCGAAAGGAGGATATGTCACATTTCAGTTTTGGGAAGGGTTGGGGTTTCCCTCATAGAATCTACTTCAATGGTGACAACTGTGTGATGCCACCGCCCGATGCATATCCATGGTTACCTAATGCTGGTTATCGGCAAGAGGTTTCATTGTTTGCTTTAGTAACGGCCTCCTTGGTAGTCTTAGTATTTTATGCATACATTTAA
- the LOC123889383 gene encoding solute carrier family 25 member 44, with the protein MAQSFGQTEINWDKLDKTKFYVVGAGLFTGVTVALYPVSVVKTRLQVATKASIEKNAYSVAKGLLKTDGIPGLYKGFGTVITGAIPARVIFMSVLESTKVYAFKMLEPFGLSGTTQAALANGFAGMTSSLFAQSVFVPIDVVSQKLMVQGYSGHTKYSGGLDVARKIIKADGIRGLYRGFGLSVVTYSPSSAVWWASYGSSQRYIWRLLDQGGKYDEVAPSVPKIMLVQAAGGIIAGATASCITTPLDTIKTRLQVMGLEKRSSIKQVTKDLIKEDGWKGLYRGLGPRFFSMSAWGTSMILTYEYLKRICAKDE; encoded by the exons atggCCCAATCTTTTGGACAAACCGAAATTAATTGGGACAA GCTAGATAAAACTAAGTTCTATGTCGTTGGTGCTGGACTCTTCACTGGTGTTACAGTTGCACTTTACCCGGTTTCAGTTGTGAAAACTAGGCTGCAGGTAGCAACAAAGGCTTCTATAGAGAAAAATGCCTATTCTGTTGCAAAAGGATTACTTAAAACTGATGGCATCCCTGGTTTGTATAAAGGGTTTGGCACGGTTATCACTGGTGCAATACCGGCCAGAGTCATATTCATGTCGGTTCTAGAGAGCACAAAAGTGTATGCCTTTAAAATGCTGGAACCATTTGGACTATCTGGAACTACTCAGGCTGCCTTAGCAAATGGATTTGCAGGCATGACATCGTCACTTTTTGCTCAATCTGTGTTTGTACCAATTGATGTG GTTAGCCAAAAGTTGATGGTGCAAGGATACTCTGGCCATACCAAATATAGTGGGGGTCTGGATGTTGCTCGTAAGATTATAAAGGCTGATGGCATTCGGGGATTGTATCGAGGGTTTGGTCTTTCTGTTGTTACTTATTCACCTTCTAGCGCAGTTTGGTGGGCAAGTTATGGTTCAAGCCAGCGCTACATTTGGAG ATTGTTGGACCAAGGTGGAAAATATGACGAAGTTGCTCCAAGTGTGCCGAAGATTATGTTAGTTCAGGCTGCGGGAGGTATTATTGCTGGTGCAACTGCTTCCTGCATTACAACCCCATTGGATACTATCAAGACACGGTTACAG GTGATGGGACTTGAGAAGAGAAGCTCTATCAAACAAGTTACTAAAGATTTAATCAAAGAAGATGGTTGGAAAGGTCTATATAGAGGGCTTGGTCCGAGATTTTTTAGCATGTCTGCATGGGGTACTTCAATGATATTGACTTATGAGTATCTGA